Within the Acidobacteriota bacterium genome, the region CCCGTCCGCAAGAAGGCCGGCGCCCCCCTGTTCTTCTGCGTCCAGAAGCACCTGGCCTCGCACCTCCACTACGACCTGCGGCTCGAATGGAACGGCGTGCTGCTGTCGTGGGCGGTGCCCAAGGGGCCGTCGATCGATTCGCGCGACAAGCGGCTGGCCATGCACGTCGAAGACCACCCCCTTGATTACGGCACCTTCGAAGGGGTCATCCCCGAGGGCTATGGCGCCGGCATCGTGATGCTGTGGGACGTGGGCACCTGGGAGCCGGAAGTCGATGTCGACGCGGCATTCCGGAAGGGCGACCTCAAGTTCCGGTTGAACGGCTACAAGCTCAAGGGGTCGTGGGTGCTGGTGAAGACCCACGGCTTTGGCGGCGCACCGAACAGCTGGCTGCTGATCAAGCACAAGGACGACTGGTCGGGACCGATCGACATCGCGGAGTTCGCGCCGCTCAGCGTCAAGACGCCCAACGCGGACTTCGCCGAGATTCTGCAAGGCAAGACGCCGGACCTCTGGTTGAGCAACGCCCCGGCCAAGACGGGCGACACGGGCGAGATGTTCAAGAAGATCATCGCGCGCGCCCTGACCATGAAGGCACCGGTCAAGGCAACCACGAAGGACGCGAAGAACACGAAGACTAAACCTTCAAGGACCAAGACGGCAAAGCCAAAGGCCAAGGCCAGGACGGCTCCGAAGAAGGCGGCCAGGAGGCCAGAAAAAGACTAGTTGTCTTCTTCTGATCTCCTGAACTCCTTTAGTTCTTATTTTCGGTAATCAAGCGCCGGCTTGCGATCCGCCAGGCGAGTCGAGTACTTGAAGTTGGGCCCACGCCGCTCGTCGAACTCTTCCCGGGCCTTGACGAGGTGCGCGGGATCCGAAAACAAATCCATCGCCATCAGCGTCATGCCCTTCGCCGCCACCATCATGCCCTTGGCGCCAATCGACATGCCGCCGGCGGCCACGGCCTGCCAGCTGTGGGCCGGCGTGCCCGGCACCCACGTCGCCGCCGTCAACTGCACGGTCGGCACGCGCCAGCTGACATCGCCCAGGTCGGTCGAGGCGCTGCCGACGCCGGCCTCGGGGGCGAACACCGAGTTGGCGCTGTCGATGGGCGGCAGCTCACCGTCGAGCGACTTGCGAATGCCTTCGGCGAACTCGCGCTCGGCCGGGGTGTACTCATAGCCCCCCACCTTGCGCAGGTTCTGCTGCATCAGTCCGACGAGATAGGTGTTCGGCAGCACGTTCCACACCGCGCCGGTCAGCTCCAACTCCATCGTCGTGCCGGTGCCGAGCGCGGCGCCACGCGCGGCGTTGGTAATGCGTTCCCAGATGCCGTCGAGCACGCGCATGTCGTTGTGCCGGGCGTAGTAGTAGGCCTCGGCGAAGTCGGGGACGACGTTCGGGGCGCGGCCACCGTTGGTGATCACGTAGTGGATGCGGGAGTTGGAGGGCACGTGCTCGCGCATCAGGTTGACCATGTTGTTCATGGCCTCGACGCCGTCGAGCGCCGAGCGGCCGCGATCGGGCGCCGACGAAGCGTGGGCCGAGAGACCGCGGAAGCGGAACTTGCCGGTGATGTTGGCGAGCGTGCTCGAGGCGCTCGAGGCGTTGCGGTCGCCTGGGTGCATGGTGACCACGGCATCGACGTCGTCAAACAGGCCCGCGCGCAGCATGTAGACCTTGCCGGCGCCGCCCTCTTCGGCCGGCGTGCCATAGAAGCGCAAGGTGCCGGAGCGCTGGTTGGCGCTCAGCCACTCCTTGACGGCGATGGCCGAGGCGGTGGCGGCGGTGCCGAACAAGTGGTGGCCGCAGCCGTGGCCGGCGCCTTCGGGCACCAGCGCGCGCTTGCTGGGCTCGGCCGCCTGCGACAGGCCCGGCAGCGCATCGAACTCGCCGATGATCCCGATCACGGGCTTGCCCGCGCCCCAGGTGGCGGTGAACGCGGTGGGAATTTCGGCCACACCCGCAGTCACGGTGAAGCCGGCCGCCTTGAGCTGTTCCTGTAACAGGGCGCTGCTCTTGGTTTCCTGGTAGCCGACCTCGGCGAACGACCAGATCTTCATGGCGACGTCGCGGTAGACGGCGCCCTTCTGATCGATCGAGGCGAGCACGGCGTTGGCATCCATGCCCTGCGCGGTCGCCAGGACCGGCACGAGCAGGAGCACGCCGATCACGACACGGGCCACGATTCCTGAAATCCTCATACGAGCAGTCTCCTCGAGAGCACGGACCAGACGGCGTACGACAGGCGCCGGCGGTCGTGCCGCGCCATCTCCGAACGCCAGAACTCGCCGGTCACCACCTCGGTGCCCGCCGGCAGTTGGCCGATCGCCAGCGGCTGCTTGTGTTCGGCGGCGTACTGCGCCACCGCGTCAGCCGAGGGGTACCCTTCGTTGGCAATCACCACGTCCACCGGCCGGCCGATGGTGCGGCTGACCCACGACGCTTCGTCGGCAGCGGTGAAGCCGTTCATGCCGCGACCTTCAGTCAGCAGGTTTGACACCAGCACGATCGGGCCCGAGACGCCGGCGAGGGCGTCGGCGACGCCGTCCACCAGCAGCGTCGGCAACAGGCTCGTGAAGAAACTGCCCGGACCGATCACCACCGCATCGAAGGTGCCGATGGCGGCCTTGACGCCCGGATGAATCTGCGCCGGCGGCTCGAGCCAGACGCGGGTCACGTGATGGCCGCGAGCGTGGCCCTGGTCCACCTCGACTTCGCCGCGCGTCACTTGCCGATCGGCATACTCGGCGCAAAGCGTCGCCTGCTCGACGCTGACCGGCCAGACGAAGCCGCGGCAGCCGAGCAGGGCCCGCAGGCCGTCAACCGCGGCCAGAAAGTCGCCGCTGTAACGCTCCATCATCGACAGCAGCAGGTTGCCGCCGGTGTGCCCGCCGAGCCGGGCATGCTCGAGTGTCGGCAGGCGGGCCAGCAGCACGCGCCGCGCCTCGCCTTCATTGCGCGACAGCGCAAGCGCGCACCGCAGCACATCGCCGGGCGGCAGCACGCCCAGCTCGTCGCGCAACTGGCCCGAACTGCCTCCCGAGTCGAACATGGTGACGACGGCGTTCAAGCGCAACCATGGGTTGCGTTTGAGGCCGCCCAACAAGCTCGGCAGGCCGGTGCCGCCGCCAAAACATCCCAAATTGATTTCGCGCAGGCGCATATTCGAACAGCTGACCAAGAAGAGTCGTATTCTACAAGAGATGGACAGTCAGCACGGCGGACCACTCGCCGCCACCCTTCACGATCTGCAACGCATCTTTGGCGACCGGCTCGAGGCGTTCATGGCCTACGGCCACGGGCACGCGGCGCCGGCGCCCAGCCTGGTGCTGGTGCGCACGCTGACGCACGACGACCTCGAGGCGTGCGCCGCGCGCGCGGCGTCGTGGCACCGTGCCGGCAGCGCCACGCCGCTGCTGCTGACCCACGACGAGTTCGCGGGATCGCTCGACGCGTTCCCGGTGGAGTACGGCGAGATCATCGACACCCACCGCTTGCTGTTCGGCGCCGACCCGTTTGCCGGATTGGCGATTGGGGCCGACGACCTGCGTCGGGCGTGCGAGGTGCAGGTCAAGAGTCACCTGCTGCACCTGCGCGAAGACTTCGTGGAGTGCGGCGGCAAGCCGTCGGCGGTGGCCGCGCTCGTCACCGACTCGGCGCCGGCCTTCGCGCTGCTGCTTCGCCGGCTGGCGCGGCTGGATGGGCACGCCGCCGACACCAACGCCGACCTCGGCGCGTTCGCCGCCCACCGGCCCGGCCTGGATCCCCGCGTCGTCGGCGACGTGCTCGCGTTCAGCGGCGGCGCGTCCGGTGCCGGGGTCGACGGGTCGCGGCTGTTCCCCGGCTACCTGACGGCCGTTGAGCAGTTGGCCCGGTTCGTCGATACGTGGAAACGGGCGTGACCTGGTTCGTGCGTAGGCTCTTCCTGGCGCTCGCGCTCTGCGTCTGGGCGCTGCCGGCCGGAGCCCA harbors:
- a CDS encoding amidohydrolase, producing the protein MRISGIVARVVIGVLLLVPVLATAQGMDANAVLASIDQKGAVYRDVAMKIWSFAEVGYQETKSSALLQEQLKAAGFTVTAGVAEIPTAFTATWGAGKPVIGIIGEFDALPGLSQAAEPSKRALVPEGAGHGCGHHLFGTAATASAIAVKEWLSANQRSGTLRFYGTPAEEGGAGKVYMLRAGLFDDVDAVVTMHPGDRNASSASSTLANITGKFRFRGLSAHASSAPDRGRSALDGVEAMNNMVNLMREHVPSNSRIHYVITNGGRAPNVVPDFAEAYYYARHNDMRVLDGIWERITNAARGAALGTGTTMELELTGAVWNVLPNTYLVGLMQQNLRKVGGYEYTPAEREFAEGIRKSLDGELPPIDSANSVFAPEAGVGSASTDLGDVSWRVPTVQLTAATWVPGTPAHSWQAVAAGGMSIGAKGMMVAAKGMTLMAMDLFSDPAHLVKAREEFDERRGPNFKYSTRLADRKPALDYRK
- a CDS encoding YvcK family protein, which translates into the protein MRLREINLGCFGGGTGLPSLLGGLKRNPWLRLNAVVTMFDSGGSSGQLRDELGVLPPGDVLRCALALSRNEGEARRVLLARLPTLEHARLGGHTGGNLLLSMMERYSGDFLAAVDGLRALLGCRGFVWPVSVEQATLCAEYADRQVTRGEVEVDQGHARGHHVTRVWLEPPAQIHPGVKAAIGTFDAVVIGPGSFFTSLLPTLLVDGVADALAGVSGPIVLVSNLLTEGRGMNGFTAADEASWVSRTIGRPVDVVIANEGYPSADAVAQYAAEHKQPLAIGQLPAGTEVVTGEFWRSEMARHDRRRLSYAVWSVLSRRLLV